A stretch of Bacillus pseudomycoides DNA encodes these proteins:
- a CDS encoding HAD family hydrolase has protein sequence MNLKYKCLILDHDDTAVKSTPEIHYPSFVEALKDLRPDETPLSLEEFVSNCFHPGFLSLCKDIIGFTPEEQKHQQKVWKKYTESKIPDFYEGFPELVREFKRQGGIVTVVSHSESSRIKRDYEKHCGFVPDAVFGWELEESQRKPHPYPVKKILSIFDLQEEEVIVLDDLKPALEMAKSCNVTFAAAGWSHHIPEIRNQMEEESDYYFESVEKFKEFIFNE, from the coding sequence GTGAACTTAAAATATAAATGTTTAATACTAGATCATGATGACACAGCAGTAAAAAGTACACCGGAAATACATTATCCATCATTTGTAGAAGCTTTAAAAGATTTAAGGCCTGATGAAACGCCATTATCATTAGAAGAGTTTGTTTCAAATTGTTTTCATCCTGGTTTTTTGAGTTTGTGTAAAGATATTATTGGTTTCACGCCAGAAGAACAAAAGCACCAACAAAAGGTTTGGAAAAAATACACCGAATCGAAAATTCCAGACTTTTATGAAGGGTTTCCTGAATTAGTACGGGAGTTTAAGAGACAGGGCGGAATTGTAACGGTTGTTTCTCACTCTGAAAGTAGTCGCATTAAGAGGGATTATGAAAAGCATTGTGGATTTGTCCCAGATGCAGTGTTTGGATGGGAGCTAGAAGAAAGTCAAAGAAAACCACATCCGTATCCAGTGAAAAAGATTTTGTCTATCTTTGATCTACAGGAAGAAGAAGTCATTGTGTTAGATGACTTGAAGCCTGCACTGGAAATGGCGAAGAGCTGTAACGTTACATTTGCTGCAGCGGGTTGGTCACATCACATACCGGAAATTAGAAACCAAATGGAAGAGGAATCAGATTATTATTTTGAGAGTGTAGAGAAGTTTAAAGAATTTATCTTTAATGAGTAA
- a CDS encoding MazG nucleotide pyrophosphohydrolase domain-containing protein codes for MKLSEFQQYVANFSEKKGFQNTTIEIRTMYLMAELGELTEAIVKRNEGKNAKREIGLEMFDVIWNVCDLANKLEIDLEEAFQEKMKINRDREW; via the coding sequence ATGAAGCTTTCTGAATTTCAGCAGTATGTAGCAAACTTTAGTGAAAAAAAAGGATTTCAGAATACAACAATTGAAATACGTACAATGTACCTAATGGCGGAATTAGGGGAACTAACAGAAGCGATTGTAAAGCGAAATGAAGGTAAGAATGCAAAAAGAGAAATAGGGTTAGAAATGTTCGATGTGATTTGGAATGTATGTGATTTAGCGAATAAATTAGAAATTGATTTAGAGGAAGCGTTTCAGGAAAAGATGAAAATCAATCGAGATAGAGAGTGGTAA
- a CDS encoding C45 family peptidase, with translation MYHPRLRGTHYEMGKHYASILYKNGFRFPKVSEEKLAFGQQSHVLLKDFYPELIEEMKGFAEGCHVTYEEVSSFILSIGIFEPEAQCSIFAFYNGSEVIMGRNYDLILDMKKYTESSLICPNHKYSYVGHSDVFLGKVDGMNEQGLAVGITLVQSEYKEVGLNFYVAVRKILENASTVEEAIHILRKFPSSLCNNYLLADGSGNMAVVEKAPHNMFVRRPREDENFIICTNHFVSKEMIGLQQNVDNDWSKSQNRYIYMEEQLRKNSPLNRESVQGILSNSKEHVCLNLKKYNFGTLYSVVYELNSLRIHRAEGQPNRCKYKEDKRLIEEIHKKRRGI, from the coding sequence ATGTATCATCCAAGGCTACGCGGAACACATTATGAGATGGGAAAACATTATGCAAGCATTTTATATAAAAATGGATTCCGGTTTCCAAAGGTGTCAGAAGAAAAATTAGCTTTTGGGCAACAAAGTCATGTACTATTAAAAGATTTCTATCCAGAATTAATAGAAGAAATGAAAGGATTTGCTGAAGGTTGTCATGTAACGTATGAAGAGGTAAGTTCTTTTATACTGAGTATAGGCATATTCGAGCCAGAGGCGCAATGTAGTATATTTGCATTTTATAACGGTTCAGAAGTGATTATGGGAAGAAACTATGATCTGATTTTAGATATGAAAAAATATACGGAGAGTTCCCTCATTTGTCCTAACCATAAATATTCGTACGTTGGACATTCTGATGTGTTTTTAGGGAAAGTAGATGGGATGAATGAACAAGGATTGGCAGTGGGGATTACGCTTGTACAAAGTGAATATAAAGAAGTGGGATTAAATTTTTATGTGGCAGTTCGCAAAATATTAGAAAATGCAAGTACGGTAGAAGAGGCGATACATATTTTAAGAAAATTCCCGTCTTCACTCTGTAACAACTACTTATTAGCAGACGGGTCAGGAAATATGGCAGTAGTAGAAAAAGCGCCACATAACATGTTTGTACGGAGACCGAGAGAGGATGAAAATTTTATCATTTGTACAAATCATTTTGTAAGTAAAGAAATGATAGGTTTACAACAAAATGTGGATAATGATTGGAGTAAATCTCAAAATAGATATATCTATATGGAAGAACAGTTAAGAAAAAATTCACCGCTAAATCGAGAAAGTGTACAGGGCATCTTATCGAATAGTAAAGAGCATGTCTGTTTAAATCTGAAAAAATATAATTTTGGGACATTATATTCGGTTGTGTATGAGTTAAATAGCTTAAGAATACATCGTGCAGAAGGGCAACCGAATCGCTGCAAATATAAAGAAGATAAAAGATTGATAGAGGAAATTCATAAAAAGAGAAGAGGAATATAA